A DNA window from Ranitomeya imitator isolate aRanImi1 chromosome 2, aRanImi1.pri, whole genome shotgun sequence contains the following coding sequences:
- the LOC138666491 gene encoding oocyte zinc finger protein XlCOF6-like, translating into MKKRKRVHTGEKRFSCSECGKCFIQKGNLLIHQRTHTGEKPFSYLKCGKCFKSKSELVTHQRIHTGAKPFSGSECEKCFAQKSHFVTHQRTHTREKPFSCSECGKCFSWKSILVKHHRTHTVDKPFSCSECGKCFNCKLVLDRHQRTHTGEKSFSCSECQKCFAHKSPFVNHQRVHTREKPFSCSECGKCFNRKLVRDRHQRTHTGEKPFSCTECGKCFNRKSVLDSHQRTHEGVSCSECEKCFKWKKILIECGKYFNRKVHLVRHQSSYTEEKPFLFS; encoded by the exons ATGAAAAAACGGAAA agagttcacacaggggagaagcgtttttcctgttcagaatgtgggaaatgttttatccagaaaggtAATCTtcttatacaccaaagaactcacacaggagagaagcctttttcatatttaaaatgtgggaaatgttttaaatcgaAATCAGAgcttgttactcaccagagaattcacacaggagcgaAACCTTTTTcaggttcagaatgtgagaaatgttttgcacaaaaatcacattttgttactcaccagagaactcacacacgggagaagcctttttcctgttcagaatgtgggaaatgttttagctggAAATCGATTCTTGTtaagcaccatagaactcacacagtggataagcctttttcttgttcagaatgtgggaaatgttttaactgtaaATTGGTTCTtgatagacaccagagaactcacacaggggagaaatctttttcatgttcagaatgtcagaaatgttttgcacataaatcacCTTTTGTTAACCACCAGAGAGTTCACACaagggaaaagcctttttcctgttcagaatgtgggaaatgttttaaccggaaattggTTCGTGAtagacaccaaagaacccacactggGGAGAAACCCTTTTCctgtacagaatgtgggaaatgttttaaccggaaatcggttcttgatagccaccagagaacccacgaaggggtttcatgttcagaatgtgagaaatgttttaaatggaaaaaaaTCTTGATAG aatgtgggaaatattttaaccggaaagtgcatcttgttagacatcagagcagttacacagaagagaagccttttttattttcttaa